Proteins from one Triticum aestivum cultivar Chinese Spring chromosome 7A, IWGSC CS RefSeq v2.1, whole genome shotgun sequence genomic window:
- the LOC123149541 gene encoding phosphoenolpyruvate phosphatase, producing MRGLGFAALSLHVLLCLVNGVSSRRTSSYVRSEFPSTDMPLDSEWFATPKGYNAPQQVHITQGDYDGKAVIISWVTPSEPAPSQVFYSKEENRYDQKAEGTMTNYTFYDYKSGYIHHCLVDGLQYNTKYYYKIGTGDSAREFWFQTPPAIDIDASYTFGIIGDLGQTFNSLSTLQHYLKSGGESVLFVGDLSYADRYQHNDGIRWDSWGRFVERSTAYQPWIWNSGNHEIEYRPDLGETSTFKPYLHRYSTPYLASKSSSPMWYAVRRASAHIIVLSSYSPFVKYTPQWMWLKGELKRVDREKTPWLIVLMHAPMYNSNDAHFMEGESMRAAFEKWFVKYKVDLVFAGHVHAYERSYRISNINYNVTSGNRYPVPDKSAPVYITVGDGGNQEGLAWRFSDPQPDYSAFREASYGHSTLQLINRTHAVYQWNRNDDGKHVPTDNVVFHNQYWASNTRRRRLKKKHLRYESLEGLMSML from the exons ATGAGGGGATTGGGCTTTGCGGCGTTATCGTTACATGTTCTGTTGTGCCTGGTTAATGGCGTTTCCTCTCGCCGCACGAGCTCCTATGTGCGCTCGGAGTTCCCGTCTACCGATATGCCTCTAGACAGCGAGTGGTTTGCGACTCCCAAGGGCTACAATGCTCCACAGCAG GTTCATATCACGCAAGGTGACtatgatggaaaggctgttataatatCATGGGTCACTCCATCGGAGCCTGCGCCGAGTCAAGTGTTTTACAGTAAAGAAGAGAACCGCTATGATCAGAAGGCCGAAGGGACAATGACAAATTATACATTTTACGACTATAAATCTGGATACATACACCATTGCCTTGTTGATGGCCTTCAG TACAACACTAAATATTATTACAAGATAGGTACCGGGGATTCAGCTCGAGAATTTTGGTTTCAAACACCTCCAGCAATTGACATAGATGCATCATACACATTTGGCATCATAG GTGATCTGGGGCAAACATTCAATTCTCTATCAACTCTTCAACATTATTTGAAAAGCGGAGGAGAAAGTGTTCTATTTGTTGGGGATTTGTCATATGCTGATAGATATCAACATAATGATGGTATTCGTTGGGATTCTTGGGGTCGATTTGTTGAACGTAGCACTGCATATCAACCATGGATCTGGAATTCTGGAAATCATGAAATAGAATACAGGCCTGATCTG GGAGAAACTTCTACATTTAAGCCATATCTGCATAGATATTCAACACCATATTTGGCATCGAAGAGCAGCTCCCCAATGTGGTATGCAGTCAGGCGTGCATCTGCTCATATTATCGTGCTCTCCAGCTATTCTCCTTTTG TAAAATACACTCCCCAATGGATGTGGCTGAAGGGCGAACTCAAGCGCGTGGACAGGGAGAAGACACCTTGGCTTATTGTTCTCATGCATGCTCCCATGTACAACAGCAATGATGCGCATTTTATGGAGGGCGAGAGTATGAGGGCTGCTTTCGAGAAGTGGTTTGTCAAGTACAAGGTGGACTTGGTATTTGCAGGTCATGTCCATGCCTATGAGAGATCG TACCGGATATCTAATATCAACTACAACGTAACATCGGGGAACCGATACCCCGTGCCTGACAAATCCGCTCCTGTGTACATCACGGTCGGCGATGGAGGCAACCAGGAAGGACTCGCCTGGAG GTTCAGTGATCCGCAGCCGGACTACTCCGCGTTCAGGGAGGCGAGCTACGGCCACTCGACCCTGCAGTTGATAAACCGGACGCACGCCGTGTATCAGTGGAACCGGAACGACGACGGGAAGCACGTGCCCACGGACAACGTGGTGTTCCACAACCAGTACTG GGCGAGCAACACGCGGCGCAGGCGGCTGAAGAAGAAGCACCTCCGGTACGAGAGCCTCGAGGGCCTCATGTCCATGCTCTAG